The genomic region AGGGCAAcaaaaaacaactaatttccaACTAGGTTCTAACAAGAATTTAACTactcaaggtctagttaacacTGGTAGTCGAGGTGTAGTTAATTCTAGTCAATGTCTAGTTAATTATAGTTGTCAAGTAGGTTCAACTAGCCCTCAACTAGGTTCAACTAGCCCTCAACTAAATTCCAACTACTTGACTGAAAATggtcttaaagccaaacaagaccttGATATTTTAGTAGCAACAGGTAAAAGTCAGGATTTCTTTAACAAACAACTaacatttaatgacttagatgtTATGTCAGAGAAGGAAATCATTAAATACCAAAGACTCTACCAGACGAAGATGTATGCTAGACGATTCTTTAGGTGAGACAGTACTTAAGGCTTACATCGAATTAACAAAGTTGTTCCTACCTGTTGATGATGAGGAATAACTTTACAATGATCTTAGAAACGATTATTTAGTAACTAATGAGTTGGACAAATGGTTAGGATGGGTAAGTCTGAGGATGGGGGCACTAACTGCCCTTGCTTCAACTTCACTCATTACATTAGGACACTGCCATGGGGAATCACCAATAAAGGttaatgatgataacattgacaCAAATAGTGACATAATTAATTCCAGTAACATAAATGGAGATTGACTCAAGTTTCAAGTAATACAGATGATACTAAACCGATATCAACTAAGAAGGTTAGAACCgataaacaattagcatggCCTAGAGAGTTGGGTAAAAggtctcaggaatttaagagaaATAAAAACGAAATGACAACATTCAAAGAACCTAAACCTAAACTAGAACCTGAACCTGAACCTGAAGAAGAGGTAAATAATATTACTAGTAATGAAGAAACATCTAATAGAAGTTCATTATCTCGTACAACCTACCTCTATGTAGGTGTGGGTGTAGTTATTTTGGTTAGTTTAATTTACTTCAATTCTTTTGTTCAGAAAACTAATAAGAAGCCTGTAGTTAAGGAACCTACTATGaatgaaacaaataaacaagATACTACTACTTCTAATAAACAAGCTAAAAGTTCTAGTAATAGTACTTGTGTTAAACcatctattcctttaatggaattaTTTCCTCATAAGTTATGACTTCATTATCACTTACATTAATACAAGGATTTAACTCTATTAAGAATTCAAGAACAATAGGCATTCCTCTGAAATTACGATTTTACTATCAGCctcaatatttatttcaaatttgatatgattaGTACATTTGTTAACTTCTTTAGTACAGTTAAGTTCATACCTTTGAAGCTTAATCTGATCACCATCCTATACAGGTATGatacaaaaaaatatctgaAGGTCTGTTGTTGAAGAGTGTTTTACTTTTATCAACCAGATTTGATTTTAATAAAAGATAAGAATTGTAAAAAAGAATAGGTCTGGTAGTGTAGTATTTCCTTTATTTGTAAACTTTCCTTTTTTAAATCCCATCAACTtaagaaacaattttttttcatttaatgaGAATTtgttatcctctgtaagttcaattaTTATGTAATTGTTGTTATCACAgtttttttacatgtttaaTTTGTTTATTATTAATTTCGTTTTGAATTTTATCACAAAACtcaattaaactaaaatgtttttcaaagaattcatcattttcatactCTGGTATGAAATCCGATGTCCACCAAGAGTTGTAAAAGGTTATTGTCTttaaagtaatggattttatgtttattttattttggtaagtagtactcaaatgaTGCTTCCTCACAGTTCAATTCCTGTATTATGAAGTACATTGTATGCATCTgtatttaaaaaattaaaaatacttAACTCTAATCTACATCCCGAATGATAACATAGTAATCCCATCCTAGTATGaatctcttgtcatcaaaaggactaagACTTTTCTTATTTACTTCTTTAGATAAATctggtgtttatctgatatcAAGTGTCTCATCTTATGATTAAATGACTTACTATTCTCTAGACAGTCAACATAATCATTGAATGCAATATTTCCCTTTACTGCATTCTTTCCAATACCTTATAATTTCTTAGTAACTGAATAAGATTCTGTTTCTTTGATCGAGTCTTCGAACTTCGCTCCTGACACTTTTTCATGTTCTCTGGACATAgtcatagtcttggtcctgtaagcatacattttacttctaagtgcaatgaattcagtcgatctcttctcctcctagctcatccttaaccCTTTCGCGTCCACATACTTTTATAGTGTACCGTAGTCTCTGGCCGCATACTTTTTTGGAAGAAtgcagaaaatgaaattttttgcTAAAAAAATCATAGAACTTTTATTGCTTGGAATATGAAGGTGAAACGTTTACAAACTAATGGCCAGACCTTTTGCTACATGAGCATtgtcaaagtttaaaaaaaattaaccccTTGGGGTCTAAAATCTGGGGTCATTCGGTGCAAAAAgggaaattttcctttttttcacttcaaaacGTTTAGAAAGTTTATTTCACTCAATTTCACTCAACAGCTTTGAAACTTTCAGGAAATGATGATAAGAACATAAGCTAATAGCATGTAGTGTTTCAGGTCAAAAGATTAACCCCTTGTAGGCAAAATATTATAGTAACTGAGTGCAAGggtcgacatttttttcaaatttttcaatgattatgaacggttttgaaatgaatcaaaatggtttaCCTTTAGTTATTTATCACTGAAAACATTAAATTTTGGGAGGAAACATTCAAAGAACAATATAAAAGACCAGCTTTTgttgtatcccccccccccccccaccccgggCTTGGGGGTCGTGGGGGGTCGCAGGGGGCATGATTCGGATCATAGCTGATAAATGCTAAAAAAAACTCTTTTCAATTACCAGCTTGTTTGTTGAATTAATTAGGCAGATGTATGCCACAGCTTGAAGCAGGGTGTGATGTGGAGGGCTACCTGGCACTTAGGGCATTGGACTGATGACTCTGGCCTGGGAGGAGCACGTGGAAGGTCGTGGTTCACAACATATGGATTTGGATCCTTTCGACATTTGTGCACAAATGCGCAACTTCCTACGTCTCTTCACCCCAGGTGTAGCATCCTGAAAAGGAAGATCTTCAGGCCAATGCTCAGAGTATCTTGCCTCCAGCCTCACAGCATCTCCTGCATCAGAGAATAAGAGGTTCAGGGCTTGCACTTTGATAATCCATCTGATCGTCTTCATCGTCGCTATCTCCCCCAAAATCATCTTCAGAATCCATATGCATAAAAATCTGGGCTATCTCATCAGTTTTcatcttttctgaaaagaatacCGGTAAGTGTTTTCTAACAAATCCACTTTGATTTGGCTCACAAAATACCTGCAGGGACAAGTGCACTTTGATGATGAAAAACATTACAATATATATGTCCTGTTATATTTCAGGGTTTGGGCCACTCCAACAAAAAGGTACCTGAAGCCTTCAAACACCCATACCTTGGCAAATCACAATCCTCAGGATGCATTTGAGATCACTGAGAAATGCATAAAACATGCATGAGAGCAAAATATAGTGTACAAATCGTATAATCTGATGAAGAAGGGAGGCTGCATAGCATAGGCCTGAACCTTTCAGCACGTGGCCTCACAAAAACATCACTAAAACCACTCAAATCCTAGCTAAAACTGGCAATCAATGTATTTCTGAGACTTCAGGACTTAAAACTACGTGTTAGTAACAGTTACATGTGTAATAGGGCTTTTACCTATGGCTAGCAAAATCGAAAACcaggaacaaatatcacaccatGCACGTGGTAAGATGCCCGACTAAAAGGTCAGTACCAGCTCCCAAACCGCCAATATAAGGTGTCAAAATTTGTATAGATGGCGATACAATCTATGAAGCAGACAGTGTGCTCGTATTTTATCCCTAGTACACATAGTAGGCTCTacaagcatttgaatcggggaAGATAGGGTCCCGGACATGGCCGGGAGCGGCCGTCAACTGTTGGGAACGCAACCCGGCCATGCCCGGGAGCAGACGCGAAAGAGTTaaaataacctggcaccttcttcttgttAGTGTCATAGAGAGGATGATCCTTGGGATAgttactgaagtcgaagtggtcctttaaccctttgaggtctttagttaagtcatcagtattaatttTCAATACAAAAGAATCTGTATCAAGATACCGTAGATGCAGGTTCTTCTCACCAAAATAAGGTTGAAGCACCTCATAGtaaaattcatacattaataatttaagCAATGCAAGTACCGTAGCTCCTATGTAAATTggcttgttgaatttcattgatgttttcctcatactaatagcagcattatgttcgtcaaatatgcatattgatgaaaacctgggattggccattacactcctggctcttTCACCTTCTGTTACCAACTCAATCTCCATCCTGTTCCTTTTGTTCTCACAGGTCTTACtgtagaaagcattattcatcagtttaaaataatctttctcaaagtcagtcttagaatccatcctccttttagtATTAAAGTCAATGTATGTCGCCAACCACTTAGACTGTTTAAAGCTGATCACAGAATGAACCTTCtcaagtaccattccgtgcttgaggtaaaactgtagcatcCTGTATTGCACTATGTAGTTGGTCTTATCCTTTTGTGTAAGTatcagtttctctacatttgatcttatcatcacccagtaactctctgaAGTAGTTTGAAATAGTTTGAAGTCTGTAGTATCAGGGAACATCTGTCTCGTTATTTTGAAGTCACTGTCTACCATTGATTTTGTAATGTTATCTAAACTGGACTGTAGAAATTTGTATGAGTCTAAGAAGTTTCTTATTTTGAGGTAATTTAGTCATTAAATCTTTAATGAATAGGTGAGAATCATGATTActtagattgtgaaaaaacactggaacgaacaacttttcattcagattgcaagagctgtgagcagcacctctaaaactaccactgtagtgatcaTGGTCCTTGCCCTTATCATACCCTAGCAActgattgcagtagtaacagtatgTTTCTTTGTGGTACCTCTCACAGTCtacatctgtcattgttagaggaaaattactgttcaataaattagagaattgttcttccattttgataagccaattacagaacacatctacaacatcagagcCTCTATGACTTAAATACTGATTATTGTAAAGGTATTGGTAATCAGAATTAacataaactccaactgctgatgcgttcggtttaaaaagttttttactAGTactctctactgatactacaggTATGTTTATTGATTCAAAATCTGTATAGATAACAAAATGAACTCTATTCTTtattaaatgtttttcaaacttaagttgagaCAATTTACTGTTTGGTTCTGGCAAACTTATCTTACAATATTCATGTTCATTACATTTCTTCTTATGATTCTCAAGTGTAGAATTACGATAacagtaattcatgcatctcctacagAGATACACAGTATGAGTGCCATTCCTGAAGAACATATTGATGTCAGTTATGCacatgaaatgacccttgaaataaagaatatcaattacgtcatcgtcatcataattcTCACCATTCCATGACAGGTAGAGCTGTTCTAATTTTGCTTCACATATGTTTTTAGCAGTTTCGTTCTGTAACTTGAACAtattaatcttgagattgttATCACTctcgatcttagggatatccttttgaataaatacaggaaatgagttgatcttaatctcattttcatacatcttgtaggggTTAATTTCTGTAGCATTAAAACTTGTTTGCCCCTCACACGAAATGCTGTTGTGGTATTTAGTGGCCAGTAGGCTCCAGAGTAAACACTTCTGATCATTTGtttccacatttattacattTTTAGTGTTAAAAGGTAATctaatgtaatgaccacctttgcaCCTCTTGTATGAACAGATTGTCATGTCACAGGACTCTGTTATGTTAAGAGACAAGCCACTTATTTGAAAGTATCTCTCCTCAATCTGTGCTTTAATGTAATTAAGCTGTTTTTTTACTGCATAGATTGCctgattccttgaaattatgctttccattggagactgaatgGGGTGGGTAACTGTATCAACTTGCTGAGCCAAGCTCTGCTCTACGGTCTTAGGTATGTTGAACTGGGCGAaaactgatatgcttattttatGGTGGTAATCAGTGAGCTTAAAAAGTACTTCCTCTAATTTCTCCCTGTATTCAAAAACCTGTTTAGCTTCTCTATCAATATTCACTCTAATGGTAACAACAGGCTTGCCATATTCCTTTGCCAACTCAATTCCTTTAAATTTATTGATGTCATCAAGCTCACCAGTCTCAAAGGAAAGCTTTTTATTTACTTTAGGGATTAGTGATAGAATAGAAGGTACTTGTACCATTAATTTATTTAATTGCCCCTTCGTCTTACTGTgagctgccatattgctgtatgCAATAGATTTATTGCACGTTGGGCAATTAACCTTTTGGTTTTTATCACTCATTATTTAGATTAAAAATTGTTATTAAATTTCACTCACATGTACAGCTGACATACCAGGAAGTTCATagattaaaatattttattaaatTTCACTCACTCAAATGTACAGCTGACATACCAGGAAGTTCAGACAATCAATACCACCTTATGCTCGTTCTTGAATAGGTTTCTTTTTGAATCTAGTCCAAAGGTTAGTTTTATTCTAAAGATTAAAACTGAACTCTTCACTCGAGTGAGTCACACGGATTGCATGAATCAGCTGTGTTGTTGTTATTAAATACCAGTGTACAGACTTTACAGACTTTACAGACTTTACATGTTGTAATAAGTCTAAAGTAATAGGAAAATGCATGCTAGGTTATTTCGGGTTTTTATTGGAAATAAGGCAACTTCAATTAGGGTATGCATAGTATGCATACCCTAATTAATAGGTTTTGGCCTTATGTTTCAACTACAAAAGTGTCAGATTCGTGGATCGCATTTCCTATTACTCAGAACCGGGCGCTCTCTCCGTGTATCTACATTAAGGCGATGGTCGTGGCGGACACTTTGATGCTCATTCAACACGCGGTTTTTCGCCCGGTAGTTTGAGTTGGGACAAGTCGATGAAGACCTAGGAGAGACATTTTCCAGGTAGGCACAGTCTAGCGAAAAAAACTGTCGGCAAAAAAACGATGATCTGAATGATATCTTCCTTGGGACGTCATTTTCGCCATCATGACCAAccagtttttggcgccaaggcCAGTCCTCCTCCCTCACTCAGTAAACTCAAGGGGAAGGGGCCAGATTTTTTGTTCGGATCCTTGGTtttgccgatccaccgtcgttgtgcgtatatccatacttcaccgccgataaactccccccccccccccgctcggccgtcagaagggctgttactttatcagtagtctccctgcattcccttcttTTCCCACCCGTCCctgtcgcgacaacacttaCATTACACTGACTCATGTTTGTCTCACGAGAAAGGCACTGAATGCCATCATAATGGAAGACCTGGTGTTCAATGGGTAAcagttccagggatgctgatcTAACCCAAATGCTGAGTTCATTATGTATAGGAGAAGGGTAAGGTTGGCACTATTAATTCAGGCCTCATTCAATTACTCTGTGTCGAGCAAATTGATTGGCCGCCCGTTTATGATGGTTCGTCCGACGGATTTCCTAGCCCTTTGTGTCGGCGGTAAAAGCAGGAGACTCTAAGACTGATATTCACCAACGATGAGTCGCATGGACATGAAGTAGATTGTTTGccttttgttattttcattttaataCTGTCACTCGATTTGCCAGTGCGCTTTCACTACGCTACCGATGCCTTGGATACATCAGCgtctttttatttgaatgactctaGGTACATGCAATATTGAGACAAAGAATTGTTGGTTCGATCAATTTTATTCTCATAATGACTTTTCCATGAAGTTCTTACATGCGGCTAATGCGGCTAACATCACCCGCATCGCCGATGCAGTTTTCAAAGTGTCGAAAGATTGTATCAGCGTCATTCCCTCCGCTTATACCGCCGATGCAGTTCTCTGTCTCTGAGCCACATCGTCCGGGCAGGAATGTTGCCCGTCGCGTGCGGTAGAATGCCTTCCCATAGGTCGTACCGCGCACGTTCATCTGCACCGTCTTTCGCCATTCGGTACCGTCGCCGCAGGTAGAGATGACGTCGATGTCAATGTCGTTGGTGTTGAGCCTGTATCTGTTGATGGTGCCGATGATCATAGCCGCACCAGGACCTTGGTATGACAAATCCTTACCAGTCGAGTCCTCGGAACCTGTACTCGTTTCATCCGTTTCTGCCCTCTCGATGGTTGTGGCTCCGCCTCGTGTATGTTCCGCACCAAAGCTTAGTGTCGTACCAGAACCAAGGAATCCAGCAGTTAATGTGGCACTGACTTGGAGCGAAGTAGCCCAGTTGTATTCACGACCATTTGCTATGGTAAAAGCCGCAGTTCGGGTTACGGAGTCGGTTCTGTATAATTTGAGCGTTGACGTATCTTTACTGCAGGTCTGGTCAGCATTGATTCCTATCATGGTCTCTCCCTCATCGACGGTTTCAATGGGGTTTACAACTTCGAGCTTCCTTACCTGACAACCGACGTACAAACAGGTAGCGATGCTCCATACGCGGTCGCTGAAAAGAGAGAGAATGCCAATCCAGAAATTGCGCTGAGTAGGATAACGAGGCGTTACGTATAGGAGGCAGGATAGAACTGTTCTCTCCTCAGAGCAAGATGACAGTATAAAATGTGTCTGGAGATTTAGAGACCTTAGCAATGTACCCAATTAATTTATTACGCTTATCAGTTAATCACATACTCGCGTATATTCCTCTCCATCAATTTTTTGCAAGAACACGAGTTTAGTACAAGAAAATGAACCGAGAGCGAGAAATCGGCTATTGTTAAATTTgcgcatattaattcaaatatggcgtcactgctctccgattggctaatgtgttgtaaagtctccggctagccaaacagggtagaaatTTGtatctgtttggcaagccgggcATGCCAAACTGTGCTGATTgtcagtgctgttcggcaagcggctctccaaacagggcaaaaatgatCCCCGTTCGGTGAACGGTTTGCCAAATATACCCGGCCTCGATTTTTAAGACCAGGTTGGCCGACTGACATGCCAGATTGATACAATTAGTAAAAAGTATGACAAAACTGCTTGTTTATAACACACTACCCGAATACACTGTGAATGTGTAATTTACTAATGCGTAtgcgtacgggggggggggatggttGTTACGGTCAGAGCATACAAGGTGTGTTTAAGGGGAAGGGGATCAGAAAAAATTGGTGGTTGGGGAAAAATACTTTATGGATGGCCCTTTTCCAACCCAGTGTATAAAATTCTGTGACAAATATGCATTGAAACCTTCCTTAGCTGTCACCTGGACAATACTTGTCAGTCCAGGAtgatgtcctaaatagagaggttctagtggacgctagttttggtcctaaattggttgtttataTTCAAAGTTAcgtctttattaaggacagcacttgtcagttccgtgGGTGTCCTAAGTAGAGAGGGACTagtggacactagttttggtcctaaattggttgtttccattcaaagttacctctctattaaggacagcacttctcagttcGGTGGGTGTCCTCAgtagagagtttctactgtagtTCCTACTCACCCTCTGTTGCCCTGTTCCAATTTTTCCACCGGGATGAACGAGGTGAGTCCGTACATCGCTCGATCGACCTGAAAGTCTTTTACCATGGTTTCACCCCACTTGTTGATGTCACGCTCGGTTCTACATTCAGTCGCAGGTTTCGTATTGAGCTAAAAGACGTTGTTGGTTGTGAGATTAAAAACCCTAGCCAATTAACTACTTAGGTGGTGGCGTAGTCCGTCGGCTATATATGTCACACCAGCATTCGACCTTACGATAATCTGTTGTAGCGGGAAATtcaccataacatttttacggATACGGAATTTCTTTCACAGAGGCTTTAAACCCTTGAGACAAAGGCATGAAATTTTCTTAGATGAATACCTAGTTCATAAACTATATGATTAGTGAAAGAAAATCCCTATGccttcataaatgagtggtcatgtaatacattgcgtacatttcaAATATTGTAGTTCCTTGGTAAATAACCTGGGAACGGAAAAACCGCCTAGGTGTGCGACGTATAGCTGTAGGTGATTTAAATGACTGCGACAAGGCCACGTCTTTATGCCTGGTTGAGCAGTTGGGCGACAAATGAGCTGGCTACAAAGCAGGACCAAAGATATTGAAGTGTACTTGCCTTACAGCATTTGTAAGTCCAGATCCTTCCTTTACCACCGTTGTAACGAGACTTAACACCGGTTATAACTGGCTTGACTTGTGGATTCATGAGTGTATCAAGATCATCACCCTCATCATTGCCGCAGTAGAAGATAATGCTGCCTTCTTGTTCGACCATATCTTCGCTCCAAATACAATCTTCTCCCACGAATCCTTCCGTACAACCGTACTCCCATTTTCTGTCGTTTCTACCATTGTATTGGCTGTTCATCCTGTTGAGGTGATGGAGACTTGGACATTCGAATTCGAAATCACTTTCGTAGGAAGTCCATTTGGCCGTGCTGCTCTGCATGCAGCTGGCGATTACCGCCAGGAgaactggtttgactatcatAGTATGGCTTCCTAGAACAGGGAAAAGTTCGCTGTCAATAAAGTATACAATTCACAATCATAGTGTGGTTTCCAAGAAAAAGGAATAAAGTATGCTATCAATCAATTATACAATATTATTTTGAATCATAGTGTGGCTTCCTAGAAAAGGGAATAAACTACACTGTCAACAAAGTATAGAATACTCAATCGTAGTGTGGCTTCAAACAACCTGGAAAAAGTGTGCCATCCACACACCCCTAGCTAGGCATTTCAAGAGGGCTGCAGCGCCATGCCTTAGAAAACAATTTTGAAATGCGCCTTGCCGCTAAAATATGTTTCTTGCCACGCCATGCCCTCCTTTTTTACCACACTGCCTAAAAAAAAGAGCAAACTAGCTCCTTTTATGAgcctagaatctgtgccatttgaagcgagtctcaatccccagtttggccttaATATGTAACATATACCTTCCATGTGCCACTTGAGGTtaggcgtagttgtgcgagtgtcaattatgctcgttcaaattctaggccatatagtgAACAAATAGCAGAGATGAcccatgttttcacattaaATGaaaaactagatgcatttggctatctgccggtggtaatggcattcccaaatcattcattttgaaccgattgaggCCGTTTGAATATCTCAcccatcatgccatttctttgtcaattatttacaattttcaggatccaagtggtgtcaaaggtgtCGCGACCTATCGGTGAacttatgaattaaatgcaataaaaatgttgcagacttcttctctggattcatatgaacccagaaatgtatggattatggtgCCTATGATGTACGATCAGGCatcagcaggaactgaaagactacctcgtgtcggttgcccggggcctatttgacgctgcccttgacgcCGTTCCCTGCACTGTGTAATGCCACCGTACCAGATTGTTATGAGATGTTCCCGCGGTTACGTAATCTGGGCTCTGACGTCACTCGTCACTCGTCACTGCTCAAATAATTCTGTGACGTTTTTACTTTTTGTCATTGCGACAGTCGTGctttggtctcgttagggactTTTTTCCCGAATGTTCGCGATGATGACTTGCCctattaacaggacgtaacatctattttaaaatgctttTCCAATGtcattgcatgaggacaacccatgtgtatcgtatatcactggaaacgccctattcccctgattctgcaggattttaaatcgggcattttatttcttttaatCATAAGcatcgcatttgctcctagctctgttcaccatcccaaatggaaATAtcgccaattgggccggacaatcacggaaaaccccaaatattatacaattTTTTCTGGacaattcttacagtgaccattctcccgtgaaagactattgcttacgctacacaaatgGCACTgaacggcatttcaacacggggccgacgcacatcccaagttcagtgtacacatacgtcgacAACAACAGTATAGTTTTGGTCCTTCATGAAAAAAGAAGAGTCCTCTGTGACTGCCCTGATGTTCCCGATTTGGGGTTTTGAGGTTGAATTGGCGTGTCCTCCGTCCTGGTGTGGAGTGGAGGGGAGCCGGGGAGATTTGGTTCTTCCATGTCGTCTGCGGCGAAAGTCTCTAGTCAAAATCGGAAATAAAACTGTGAAACGTAAAGAGGGCTGACTTGTCCCGTACGCGGATTAGACCGTTGTGATTGAACGTTGcgtcaatcagtgtcaatacCTTTGCATTGTCCTAAAGTCGCTGCGTCATCCGTGGATTCGGTGACGTCGGGTTGACCCGTGGCGTCGCTCTTCGCGGAGAGACGTTCCCTTCGATGACGCAATTTGGCGTCAGTTTCATTCCTTTATTTTGCAAAGCCAGCACAACCCTTCAGTGTACTGCTTTGGCAATACATTGGTGAATATGGACCCTTTCGGGACATACTCACAGTCTTACCACACATAAGATTTCACAGGGTTCACTTTGGTACCTGCACCATACTCCGTCTTTCCCGCACTGATTACTGATGAGAAAACACCTTTTCGAAACCGTTTTCATGGCAACCTCACCCGGCGAGCCAAACCCGCAAACACACTATATGTCGACACCTATGGGGACACATGCGCAACCCAGTTTTCCCACCAAATCTGACGCCAAATTGCGTCATCGAAGGGAACGTCTCTCCACGAAGAGCGACGCCACGGGTCAACCCGACGTCACCGAATCCACGGATGACGCAGCGACACGgtattgacactgattgacgCAACGTTCAATCACAACGGTCTAATCCGCGTACGGGACAAGTCAGCCCTCTTTACGTTTCACAACAACAGTGTAGTTGTTGACATCCGTGAGTGTTGTTTTACATCCGTCAGTCGACACAGTGAACAAGTTGAGCCGATTTTCCGCTTTAACTTCGATTGTGACGGGGTCAAACTCAAAGCACATCCAGGTATAGAAATAGCAAAACAAATCCCTTGCCCCCCTTTTCGAATGCAAGTTTGCACCATATATATATGCATGCAATTCTAATGACGGACAATGGGTGTAGCCTCTATATTTTCCCCATGATATCGGGAAT from Lineus longissimus chromosome 19, tnLinLong1.2, whole genome shotgun sequence harbors:
- the LOC135503215 gene encoding uncharacterized protein LOC135503215; the protein is MIVKPVLLAVIASCMQSSTAKWTSYESDFEFECPSLHHLNRMNSQYNGRNDRKWEYGCTEGFVGEDCIWSEDMVEQEGSIIFYCGNDEGDDLDTLMNPQVKPVITGVKSRYNGGKGRIWTYKCCKLNTKPATECRTERDINKWGETMVKDFQVDRAMYGLTSFIPVEKLEQGNRGDRVWSIATCLYVGCQVRKLEVVNPIETVDEGETMIGINADQTCSKDTSTLKLYRTDSVTRTAAFTIANGREYNWATSLQVSATLTAGFLGSGTTLSFGAEHTRGGATTIERAETDETSTGSEDSTGKDLSYQGPGAAMIIGTINRYRLNTNDIDIDVISTCGDGTEWRKTVQMNVRGTTYGKAFYRTRRATFLPGRCGSETENCIGGISGGNDADTIFRHFENCIGDAGDVSRISRM